The Desulfobulbaceae bacterium genome includes a window with the following:
- a CDS encoding fumarate reductase/succinate dehydrogenase flavoprotein subunit, which yields MQLDARIPLGPLPEKWDRCRFETQLVNPANKRKFEIIVVGTGLAGASAAASLAELGYNVKAFCLQDSPRRAHSIAAQGGINAAKNYQNDGDSIRRLFHDTIKGGDFRAREANVYRLAQISNTIIDQCTAQGVPFARDYGGHLANRSFGGAQVSRTFYARGQTGQQLLLGAYSAMMRQVKAGRVQIFARKEMLDLVVVDGRARGIVTRDLVNGAIESHTAHAVILATGGYGNVYYLSTNAMSSNVSASWRACKRGAGFANPSFVQIHPTCIPVHGDYQSKLTLMSESLRNDGRVWTPARADDQRPPHQIPEQERDYYLEKKYPSFGNLVPRDVASRNAKEQCDQGKGVGPTGLAVYLDFAQAITRDGEAAIRRKYGNLFHMYEKITNHDPATEPMMIYPAVHYTMGGLWVDYHLMSTIPGLFVAGEANFSDHGANRLGASALMQGLADGYFILPTTIGGYLGATPPPPLTSDGRSTFDEAKTLATARTNTLLTIGGQRTPDDFHRELGLLMWNGCGIARNAHGLTEALARIPMIRDEFWQNLKVPGTGAELNQTLERAGRVADFLEFAEIMVRDALAREESCGCHLREESQTEEHEAKRNDEAFCHVAVWELDADDGRPKLHKEPLSFDFTTPSQRSYT from the coding sequence ATGCAGCTTGATGCCCGCATCCCTTTGGGACCGCTTCCGGAAAAATGGGACCGCTGCCGTTTCGAGACCCAACTGGTCAACCCGGCCAACAAAAGAAAATTTGAAATAATCGTGGTCGGCACCGGCTTGGCCGGGGCCTCGGCCGCCGCCTCGCTGGCTGAGTTAGGCTACAACGTCAAGGCCTTCTGCCTCCAGGATTCTCCCCGCCGCGCTCACAGCATCGCGGCCCAAGGCGGCATCAACGCCGCCAAGAACTATCAAAATGATGGCGACAGCATCAGACGCCTTTTCCATGACACCATCAAGGGCGGAGATTTCCGGGCTCGGGAGGCCAATGTCTATCGGCTGGCCCAGATCAGCAACACCATCATCGACCAGTGTACAGCCCAGGGTGTCCCCTTTGCCCGAGACTATGGGGGACACCTCGCCAACCGCAGCTTCGGCGGGGCGCAGGTATCCCGCACCTTTTACGCCAGAGGCCAGACCGGTCAACAACTGCTGCTCGGGGCTTACAGCGCCATGATGCGACAAGTAAAGGCCGGTCGGGTGCAAATCTTTGCTCGCAAGGAGATGCTGGACTTAGTGGTGGTCGACGGTCGGGCCAGGGGCATCGTCACCAGAGATCTAGTCAACGGGGCTATCGAGAGTCACACCGCCCATGCCGTCATCCTCGCCACCGGCGGCTACGGCAATGTCTACTATCTCTCAACCAACGCCATGTCATCCAACGTCAGCGCATCCTGGCGGGCCTGCAAACGCGGGGCAGGCTTTGCCAACCCGAGTTTTGTCCAGATCCACCCGACCTGCATTCCAGTTCATGGAGACTATCAGTCCAAACTCACCTTGATGAGCGAGAGCCTGCGCAACGACGGTCGGGTGTGGACCCCGGCCCGTGCTGACGACCAACGCCCACCACATCAGATCCCAGAGCAGGAACGGGACTACTACCTCGAAAAAAAATATCCCAGCTTCGGGAACCTAGTGCCGCGTGACGTCGCCTCCCGCAATGCCAAGGAACAGTGCGATCAAGGCAAGGGCGTGGGACCGACAGGCCTTGCCGTCTACCTTGATTTTGCCCAAGCCATCACCCGTGACGGGGAAGCAGCCATCCGTCGCAAATATGGCAACCTCTTTCATATGTACGAAAAAATCACCAACCATGACCCGGCAACAGAGCCGATGATGATCTATCCGGCGGTCCACTACACCATGGGCGGGCTGTGGGTGGACTATCACCTGATGAGCACTATCCCCGGCCTGTTCGTGGCTGGCGAGGCCAACTTCTCCGACCACGGCGCCAATCGACTCGGAGCCAGCGCCCTGATGCAGGGCCTGGCTGACGGGTACTTCATCCTGCCAACCACCATTGGAGGTTATCTGGGCGCTACCCCCCCTCCTCCCTTGACCAGCGATGGGCGATCAACCTTTGACGAAGCCAAGACCTTGGCCACGGCCAGAACCAACACCCTGCTGACTATCGGCGGCCAACGAACACCTGATGACTTCCATCGCGAACTTGGACTTCTGATGTGGAACGGCTGCGGTATCGCCCGCAACGCCCACGGACTGACCGAGGCGCTTGCGCGGATTCCAATGATTCGCGACGAATTCTGGCAGAACCTCAAGGTTCCGGGAACCGGCGCCGAACTCAACCAGACCTTGGAACGAGCTGGCCGGGTAGCAGACTTTCTGGAATTTGCCGAAATCATGGTCCGCGACGCCTTGGCCCGTGAAGAGTCCTGCGGCTGCCATCTCCGTGAGGAGAGCCAGACCGAGGAACATGAAGCCAAGCGCAATGACGAGGCCTTCTGCCACGTGGCGGTATGGGAGTTGGATGCCGACGACGGACGCCCTAAGCTCCACAAGGAGCCGCTGAGCTTTGACTTCACCACACCCAGTCAAAGGAGCTACACATGA
- a CDS encoding succinate dehydrogenase/fumarate reductase iron-sulfur subunit gives MKSISLTLKIWRQAGADAPGAFQTLETGQLSTDMSFLEMLDVINERLITTNQAPVAFDHDCREGICGMCGSVVNGEPHGPEKRTTLCQLHLRHFTDGSTLVIEPFRARSFPVIKDLIVNRSAFDNIIAEGGYVSVNTGSAPDANATPVSTSRAEQALDAAECIGCGACVAACPNAAAMLFVGAKISHLALLPQGDPERNRRVIAMVRKMDQLGFGNCSNERRCEDVCPKGVAISNIARMNREFLRAITLTDKG, from the coding sequence ATGAAATCAATCTCCCTAACTCTCAAGATCTGGCGGCAAGCAGGGGCCGATGCGCCCGGCGCCTTCCAGACCTTGGAGACCGGACAACTCTCTACCGACATGTCCTTTCTTGAGATGCTCGACGTGATCAACGAACGTCTCATTACCACCAACCAGGCCCCAGTGGCCTTTGACCATGATTGCCGTGAAGGGATCTGCGGCATGTGCGGGTCTGTGGTCAACGGAGAGCCCCACGGACCCGAGAAACGAACAACCCTCTGCCAACTCCACCTGCGCCATTTTACCGACGGATCAACACTGGTAATTGAGCCTTTCCGGGCCAGATCGTTTCCGGTAATCAAGGACCTGATCGTCAACCGCAGCGCCTTTGACAACATCATTGCCGAGGGCGGCTATGTCTCGGTCAACACCGGCAGCGCCCCGGACGCCAATGCCACGCCAGTCTCAACAAGCCGGGCAGAGCAGGCCCTGGATGCAGCGGAGTGCATTGGCTGCGGGGCGTGTGTGGCGGCCTGCCCTAACGCCGCAGCCATGCTCTTTGTCGGGGCCAAAATCTCCCATTTGGCCCTGCTTCCCCAAGGCGATCCCGAACGTAACCGCCGGGTCATCGCCATGGTGCGCAAGATGGACCAACTGGGGTTTGGTAACTGCTCGAATGAACGCCGCTGTGAAGACGTCTGCCCCAAAGGGGTTGCCATCAGCAACATCGCCCGGATGAATCGCGAGTTTTTACGGGCCATTACTTTGACAGACAAGGGGTGA